Proteins encoded by one window of Chitinophagales bacterium:
- a CDS encoding 1,4-dihydroxy-6-naphthoate synthase: MTLGFSPCPNDTFIFYAMLHGKVDCKGIQFSPVIEDVETLNRRAVNGELDITKLSYAAYSYTRDHYSLLHSGSALGRNCGPLLISKRKIALDEIAGCSVAMPGRLTTANFLFNIFFKNHGDLWEMVFSEIEDAVLNETADLGVIIHENRFTYQKKGLQKVADLGEMWEAQTQSPIPLGGIFIRKSFPPDQSEIINKIIRSSVKYALTHFEEALKFVKEYSQEMDEEVIWQHIRLYVNEFTIDLGSEGLRAVELFYKYFRQPKNSLDPIPF, translated from the coding sequence ATGACCCTTGGTTTTTCTCCCTGCCCCAATGATACCTTTATTTTTTATGCAATGCTTCATGGAAAAGTGGATTGCAAAGGCATTCAGTTTTCGCCTGTTATAGAAGATGTCGAAACTCTTAACCGCCGGGCAGTAAACGGAGAGCTGGATATAACCAAACTAAGTTATGCAGCTTACTCATACACCCGCGATCATTACTCCTTATTACATTCAGGAAGTGCTCTCGGCAGAAATTGCGGACCTCTGTTAATCTCAAAAAGAAAGATTGCATTAGATGAAATAGCTGGTTGCTCAGTGGCTATGCCGGGACGGCTGACTACTGCTAATTTTCTTTTTAACATTTTTTTTAAAAACCACGGCGACCTTTGGGAAATGGTTTTTTCTGAAATTGAAGATGCCGTTTTGAATGAAACAGCCGATCTCGGAGTTATTATTCACGAAAACCGGTTTACGTATCAGAAGAAGGGGTTGCAGAAAGTGGCTGATTTAGGTGAGATGTGGGAAGCTCAAACACAAAGCCCTATTCCGCTTGGCGGAATTTTTATAAGGAAATCTTTCCCGCCTGATCAGTCGGAAATAATAAATAAAATTATAAGATCCAGTGTAAAATATGCTTTAACACATTTCGAAGAAGCACTTAAATTTGTTAAAGAGTATTCTCAGGAAATGGATGAAGAAGTGATATGGCAGCACATCCGGCTGTACGTTAATGAATTTACCATCGATTTAGGCAGTGAAGGTTTAAGAGCGGTTGAATTGTTTTATAAATATTTCCGGCAGCCAAAAAATTCTCTTGATCCAATACCATTTTAA
- the maf gene encoding septum formation protein Maf produces the protein MKHCIKNKGIIGAGRKTKGHSSNGITVLTISVKYSSCCDYNIHLFLKSLTHSLIFTLKIILASKSPRRQQLLSDLGIRFSLLLTEVDETYPADLHIGKVPEYLSAKKADAIRNLIKTDELLIAADTVVLFEDQIFGKPENTEEAKKMLTILSGNIHEVITGVTLLTKDKAVTFSELTSVHFRKLSDSVINHYVETFHPFDKAGGYAIQEWIGLVGIEKISGCYYNVMGLPVCRLVKELESFGINLLHNQDQ, from the coding sequence ATGAAGCATTGCATAAAAAATAAAGGTATCATTGGGGCAGGGAGAAAAACCAAGGGTCATAGCTCGAATGGAATAACGGTTTTAACAATATCAGTCAAATACAGTTCCTGTTGTGATTATAATATTCATTTATTTTTGAAATCACTTACCCACAGTTTAATATTTACTTTGAAAATTATACTTGCCTCCAAATCTCCCCGACGCCAGCAATTACTCTCCGATCTTGGAATCCGGTTTTCGCTGCTGCTTACTGAAGTAGATGAAACGTATCCGGCTGATTTACATATCGGGAAAGTGCCTGAATACCTTTCTGCTAAAAAGGCAGACGCTATTCGCAATCTCATTAAGACCGATGAGCTTCTTATCGCTGCAGATACTGTTGTATTGTTTGAAGATCAAATATTTGGAAAGCCGGAAAATACAGAAGAAGCAAAAAAAATGTTAACCATTCTTTCAGGCAACATTCATGAGGTGATTACGGGAGTAACACTATTAACGAAAGATAAAGCAGTTACATTTTCGGAATTAACCAGCGTGCATTTTAGAAAGTTAAGCGATTCAGTGATTAACCATTATGTAGAAACATTTCATCCGTTTGACAAAGCAGGAGGGTACGCCATACAGGAGTGGATAGGATTGGTGGGAATTGAAAAAATTTCCGGATGCTATTACAATGTAATGGGGCTGCCGGTTTGCCGGCTCGTTAAGGAGCTTGAAAGCTTCGGAATAAATCTTCTTCATAACCAGGATCAATAA